A region of the Streptococcus oralis Uo5 genome:
TTATCGGTACAGTTGTTGGTCTTCTCAACATCCGTATGGTCGGAGAGGCGAGTAATACTGGAACACTAGAACTGCTCCAAAAGGCTCGTGGACCAAAAAAATCCCTTCAAGCAGCCTATGAAGAAGTCATCAAGGCTGGCTATGCTGGTGGCCGTATCGTCATGGCTCATCGCAGCAATGAAAAATTCTGTCAGCAATTGTCAGAACGCTTGCAGGAAACCTTCCCACAAGCCAATATCAAAATCATTCCTACGTCTGGTCTCTGCAGTTTCTATGCAGAAGATGGCGGCTTGTTGATGGGATATGAAATTAACTAAGATTATGAGCAACAAGAGATGCCAAGAATCTCTTGTTTTTTGTGGTACAATAGAGCTATGAAACATTTTGATACTATTGTCATCGGTGGAGGACCTGCGGGCATGATGGCTACCATTTCCAGTAGCTTTTATGGTCAGAAAACTCTTCTCATCGAAAAAAATCGGAAACTTGGCAAAAAATTAGCTGGAACAGGTGGGGGACGTTGCAATGTGACTAACAACGGTAGTCTAGATGACCTACTAGCTGGCATCCCTGGAAATGGACGCTTTCTATACAGTGTCTTTTCCCAGTTTGATAACCATGATATCATCAACTTTTTCACGGAAAATGGTGTTAAGCTTAAGGTCGAGGACCACGGACGTGTCTTTCCTGCTACTAACAAATCTCGAACCATTATTGAAGCCTTAGAAAAGAAAATCACTGAGCTAGGAGGTCAAGTTGCTACTCAAACAGAAATTGTTTCGGTTAAAAAGATAGACGACCAGTTTGTCCTCAAGTCCGCAGACCAAAACTTCACTTGTGACAAACTCATTGTCACAACTGGTGGTAAATCCTATCCTTCTACTGGTTCTACTGGTTTTGGACATGAAATCGCCCGTCATTTTAAACATACTATTACCGAGCTTGAGGCTGCTGAAAGTCCTTTGTTAACAGATTTTCCGCATAAGGCCTTGCAGGGAATTTCACTAGACGATGTGACCTTAAGCTACGGCAAGCATGTCATCACTCATGATCTGCTCTTTACCCACTTTGGTTTATCTGGTCCAGCTGCTCTGCGTATATCTAGCTTTGTCAAGGGCGGAGAGGTTCTCTCACTCGATGTTTTGCCTCAACTTTCTGAGAGGGACTTGGCTGCATTTATAGAAGAAAATCGGGAAAAATCCTTGAAAAATGCTTTGAAAACTTTGCTTCCGGAACGCTTGGCTGATTTTTTTGTAAAAGGATTTCCTGAAAAAGTCAAACAGCTAACTGAAAAAGAACGTGACCAACTGCTCCAGTCTATCAAGACCCTCAAAATCCCTGTGACTGGAAAAATGTCTCTTGCCAAGTCCTTTGTCACCAAAGGCGGTGTCAGTCTCAAGGAAATCAATCCCAAAACCCTTGAAAGTAAGCTGGTACCTGGCCTCCACTTTGCTGGCGAGGTACTGGATATCAATGCCCACACGGGGGGATTTAACATCACTTCTGCCCTCTGTACCGGCTGGGTGGCAGGAAGTCTGCATTATGATTAAAGATCAAAGGTTGTAAAAAATGAATAGAAGAGAATCAGTTGAATTTGTCAACATGTGTATGATTCAAAACGGAGACAAGGTTCTGGTCCAAGACAGAGTTAGCCCTGACTGGCCTGGTATTACTTTTCCTGGCGGGCATGTTGAACGTGGCGAATCCTTTGTCGAAGCTGTCATTCGTGAAGTGAAAGAAGAAACTGGTCTGACCATTTCCAAACCCCAACTCTGTGGTATCAAAAACTGGTATGATGACAAGGATTATCGTTATGTCGTCCTTTTTTACAAGACAAAACACTTTACTGGTGAACTCCAGTCTTCATACGAAGGGAAGGTTTGGTGGGAAGATTTTGACAATCTATCTCATCTAAAACTTGCTACTGATGATATGTCTGATATGCTTCGTGTTTTTTTAGAAGAGAATCTCAGTGAATTCTTTTACTATAAAGACGGTGACGACTGGCTTTATGACTTGAAGTAAAAAATAGGCTAGGAAATTCCTAGCCTATTTATTCTGCATTTATCTGAACGTAAGCAGCAATGACATCTGATGTGTACTGGGCTGTTCCAGAACCAAACTTGTCAATGTTTTCCTTAAACTCTGGGTTGTAGACGTAACCTTTACCGATATGACCGAATACCTCAATAGAGCAGTCAAATCCATAAGTGCGAATGGCTTGCAAGAGCTTAGCTGCTTGCTCTTGGTTTTCAGCTGCTGTTGCAGCTAGTCCATTTTTAAGGTTTTGAGCTAAAGCTTGAAAAACTTGGTTAAAGGCGGCCGTAGCCTCATCTTCACGACCTTTTTGGCGCTCGAGAGCCTGATCCATGACTTCTTGTCCATACTCTTCTACCGCCTTTTGATGGTATTTTTGATTGTCTTGATAGCTAAATCCAGTGAATTTTTCCTCAATGGTCATTTTTCTTTCTCCTTTTTGTTCTTGAATGGTTTTTTGCAAGGTGGAAATCAAGGTATCCAGATGTTGTCTTTCTTGGGTCAAATAGTCCAACTGTCTAGTCAAATGGGGCAATAAATCTGTCCTTTCTTCCTTTAATAGCTCTGCTATTTTTTCTAAAGAAAAGCCTAGATATTTGTAGTAAAGAATGACCTGAAGGCGTTCCAAATCCTCTTGACTGTAAGTTCGATAGCCGTTTTCCGACTTTAAGGGGACCAAGAGTCCTATCTTGTCATAGTGGTGCAGGGTCTTGACAGAGACACCTGAAAGCTGCGCAGCTTCTTTTATATGGTACATGATTTCCTCCTTACATAGATAGTATAAACCCTCTCCTTAGGTCAGAGTCAAGTGTTTTTGCGAAAAATTTTTAACTTTTTGAGAAAGGTGTGAAAACTTGAAAATGGTTTTCTTGACAGACCTTAGAAAACATGATAGGATAGTCAAGTCTATCAATCAAACAGAAGGCTCGTAAAGAGCCATTGAGGGAAGGCTATTTGACAACTCAAGTAGCCTTTTCTTATTTTAAAAAACGAGATTGGAGTTTCAACTATGTCAGAAAAATCACAATGGGGATCGAAACTAGGCTTTATTCTAGCATCTGCTGGCTCAGCCATCGGGCTTGGTGCCGTTTGGAAGTTTCCCTATATGACTGCTGCTAATGGCGGAGGAGGCTTTTTGTTGGTCTTTCTCATTTCCACTATTTTAATCGGTTTCCCGCTCCTGCTTGCTGAATTTGCCCTTGGTCGTAGTGCTGGCGTTTCCGCTATCAAAACCTTTGGAAAACTGGGCAACAATAGCAAATACAATTTTATTGGTTGGATTGGTGCCTTTGCCCTCTTTATCCTCCTATCCTTTTACAGTGTCATTGGAGGATGGATTCTAGTCTATCTAGGCATTGAGTTTGGAAAATTGTTCCAACTTAGCGGAACGGGTGATTATGCTCAGTTATTTACTTCAATCATTTCAAATCCAGCCATTGCCCTAGGAGCTCAAGCTGCCTTTATCTTATTGAATATCTTTATTGTATCACGTGGGGTCCAAAAAGGGATCGAAAGAGCTTCGAAAGTCATGATGCCCCTGCTCTTTATCATTTTTGTCGTGATCATTGGGCGCTCTCTCAGTTTGCCAAATGCCATGGAAGGCGTTCTCTACTTCCTCAAACCAGACTTTTCAAAACTGACCAGTGCTGGTCTCCTCTATGCTCTGGGACAATCTTTCTTTGCCCTCTCACTAGGGGTTACAGCCATGCTGACCTATGCGTCCTACTTGGACAAGAAAACCAATCTAGTCCAATCAGGAATCTCCATTGTAGCCATGAACATCTCGGTATCCATCATGGCAGGTCTAGCCATTTTCCCAGCCATGTCAGCCTTCAACATCCAGTCTGAAGGGGGACCAAGCCTGCTCTTTATCGTCTTGCCTCAACTCTTTGACAAGATGCCTTTTGGAACCATTTTCTATATCCTCTTCCTCTTGCTCTTCCTCTTTGCGACGGTCACTTCTTCTGTCGTGATGCTGGAGATCAATGTGGGAAATATCACCAATCAGGACAACAGCAAGCGTGCCAAATGGAGTGCCATTTTAGGAATCTTGACCTTCGCCTTTGGAATTCCTTCAGCCCTATCCTATGGAGTTATGGCAGATATTCATATTTTTGGAAAGACCTTCTTTGATGCCATGGATTTCTTGGTTTCCAATCTCCTCATGCCATTTGGAGCTCTCTGCCTGTCACTTTTTACAGGCTACATCTTTAAAAAGGCCCTTGCCATGGAGGAACTCCATCTTGATGAAAGAGTATGGAAACAAGGACTTTTCCAAGTTTGGCTTTTCCTTCTTCGTTTTATCATTCCTATCATCATCATCGTGGTCTTTATCGCCCAATTTATGTAATCAAAAAGGACTTGAGTAATGAACTCAGGCCCTTTCTTTTTTTATGGATGGCTACAATCAATTCTAAACCTTTTCCTTCCAAGGTCCAAGATTCAACATCACTTGGTAGGATAAAGTGGCTGCCTTTTTGGATTGGATAGTTTTTTTCGTCAACAGTAAGCTGACCTTGACCAGCCAAGACGCTATACAAGCTGTAGTCAGCTGTCTTTTCAAAATCAACTTTTCCAGTAATTTCCCATTTGTAAACTGCGAAGAAATCATTAGAAACAAGGAGAGTGGAACGTAAATCATCAGCTTTGATAGTTACAGGACGGCTATTAGCAGGCTCACCAATGTTTAAAACATCGATAGATTTTTCAAGGTGAAGTTCACGCAAGTTGCCCTTGTCGTCCTTGCGGTCAAAGTCATAGACACGGTAGGTGGTATCGCTAGACTGCTGGGTTTCAAGAATCAAGATACCTGCTCCGATAGCGTGCATAGTTCCACTTGGTACATAGAAGAAATCACCAGCTTTGACAGGAACTTTTGTTAATAGACCATCCCAGTCTTTAGCTTCGATTTGCTGGCGGAGTTCTTCTTTTGACTTGGCATTGTGGCCATAGATAATCTCTGATCCTTCATCTGCAGCGATGATATACCAGCATTCTGTTTTTCCAAGTTCGCCTTCATGCTCGAGCCCGTAAGCATCGTCTGGGTGAACTTGGACACTGAGCCAGTCGTTGGCATCGAGAATTTTGGTCAACAGTGGAAATACAGGATCTGGACGGTTGCCAAACAACTCACGG
Encoded here:
- a CDS encoding sodium-dependent transporter, which produces MSEKSQWGSKLGFILASAGSAIGLGAVWKFPYMTAANGGGGFLLVFLISTILIGFPLLLAEFALGRSAGVSAIKTFGKLGNNSKYNFIGWIGAFALFILLSFYSVIGGWILVYLGIEFGKLFQLSGTGDYAQLFTSIISNPAIALGAQAAFILLNIFIVSRGVQKGIERASKVMMPLLFIIFVVIIGRSLSLPNAMEGVLYFLKPDFSKLTSAGLLYALGQSFFALSLGVTAMLTYASYLDKKTNLVQSGISIVAMNISVSIMAGLAIFPAMSAFNIQSEGGPSLLFIVLPQLFDKMPFGTIFYILFLLLFLFATVTSSVVMLEINVGNITNQDNSKRAKWSAILGILTFAFGIPSALSYGVMADIHIFGKTFFDAMDFLVSNLLMPFGALCLSLFTGYIFKKALAMEELHLDERVWKQGLFQVWLFLLRFIIPIIIIVVFIAQFM
- a CDS encoding MerR family transcriptional regulator → MYHIKEAAQLSGVSVKTLHHYDKIGLLVPLKSENGYRTYSQEDLERLQVILYYKYLGFSLEKIAELLKEERTDLLPHLTRQLDYLTQERQHLDTLISTLQKTIQEQKGERKMTIEEKFTGFSYQDNQKYHQKAVEEYGQEVMDQALERQKGREDEATAAFNQVFQALAQNLKNGLAATAAENQEQAAKLLQAIRTYGFDCSIEVFGHIGKGYVYNPEFKENIDKFGSGTAQYTSDVIAAYVQINAE
- a CDS encoding 8-oxo-dGTP diphosphatase — protein: MNRRESVEFVNMCMIQNGDKVLVQDRVSPDWPGITFPGGHVERGESFVEAVIREVKEETGLTISKPQLCGIKNWYDDKDYRYVVLFYKTKHFTGELQSSYEGKVWWEDFDNLSHLKLATDDMSDMLRVFLEENLSEFFYYKDGDDWLYDLK
- the manA gene encoding mannose-6-phosphate isomerase, class I, producing MSEPLFLQSVMQEKIWGGTKLRDEFGYDIPSEKIGEYWAISAHPNGVSKVANGRYEGTDLATLYAEHRELFGNRPDPVFPLLTKILDANDWLSVQVHPDDAYGLEHEGELGKTECWYIIAADEGSEIIYGHNAKSKEELRQQIEAKDWDGLLTKVPVKAGDFFYVPSGTMHAIGAGILILETQQSSDTTYRVYDFDRKDDKGNLRELHLEKSIDVLNIGEPANSRPVTIKADDLRSTLLVSNDFFAVYKWEITGKVDFEKTADYSLYSVLAGQGQLTVDEKNYPIQKGSHFILPSDVESWTLEGKGLELIVAIHKKRKGLSSLLKSFLIT
- a CDS encoding NAD(P)/FAD-dependent oxidoreductase, with the protein product MKHFDTIVIGGGPAGMMATISSSFYGQKTLLIEKNRKLGKKLAGTGGGRCNVTNNGSLDDLLAGIPGNGRFLYSVFSQFDNHDIINFFTENGVKLKVEDHGRVFPATNKSRTIIEALEKKITELGGQVATQTEIVSVKKIDDQFVLKSADQNFTCDKLIVTTGGKSYPSTGSTGFGHEIARHFKHTITELEAAESPLLTDFPHKALQGISLDDVTLSYGKHVITHDLLFTHFGLSGPAALRISSFVKGGEVLSLDVLPQLSERDLAAFIEENREKSLKNALKTLLPERLADFFVKGFPEKVKQLTEKERDQLLQSIKTLKIPVTGKMSLAKSFVTKGGVSLKEINPKTLESKLVPGLHFAGEVLDINAHTGGFNITSALCTGWVAGSLHYD